In Uranotaenia lowii strain MFRU-FL chromosome 2, ASM2978415v1, whole genome shotgun sequence, one genomic interval encodes:
- the LOC129746642 gene encoding conserved oligomeric Golgi complex subunit 4, giving the protein MFKMNPLTADCDISTQEGIDEACRRISTKEKEIDTRLEDILSQQCQLEGKMRNIGHALSSLSLVSDKSRKLSDMIGHTAQLAENVSAKVRRLDEARSRVSECQQRVHDLIDLQLCSQGVITAIKEEDFEKGAAHVNRFLAMDKNLLQKTADDVSGSITSVSKAVSTLEQAATQIRQVVNQKFDEAVRKDDMASVERFFKIFPLLGMHDQGLEKFMIYICSKLQAKAQKELRSSMDIAKAEKRTTVAYSDTLTVQLENIARVVEVNQAIIENCYGAGRLVQVVKILQRECDDEVVKLVQEFNRNRQIGRRVSQINDYIKNAGNTTMGHYRKASGGGSVDKLNAKDIDALIGEITIIHSRAELYVKFIKRRCANDLEKSSLDPTQRQAKLDELNELIQKSRLNTQMQELLGTYLLFERYFMEESVLKAIALDNLEQGQQCSSMLDDVFFIIRKCIRRSNGTQSLDGVCAVINNAASCLEQDFLNALKSTLKAGYPSGYMDLAQSAFQSSLQQGRLQTSDVDQSRTKFITALNNADMSTEFIETLWSMMADEIKMNFPSMTSREKEKLDSCLSGLKSVGDSLKALVDYGMQQLRASAIKPRLHPWVDQFITHNHNMTEEELANYEAGETFIQFLIVQIDGLLTNFRTSLTPRNYDALVSIVTSEITTRLERAIKKSTFNRLGGLVLDQEVRALSSFLTGATSWSVRDKLAKLIQMATILNLESVSELPEYWDSSSATWRLTPTEVRTILALRIDFRMEDIKKLKL; this is encoded by the exons ATGTTTAAGATGAACCCGTTAACCGCTGATTGCGATATCAGCACTCAGGAAGGCATCGACGAAGCCTGCCGCAGGATATCGACCAAGGAG AAAGAAATTGATACCCGGCTGGAAGATATTTTGTCCCAACAATGCCAGCTAGAGGGCAAAATGAGAAACATCGGACATGCCTTGAGCAGCCTGTCCCTGGTATCGGATAAAAGCCGGAAACTGTCCGATATGATTGGTCACACAGCTCAACTGGCTGAAAATGTTAGCGCCAAGGTGCGCCGTCTAGATGAAGCTCGAAGCCGGGTGTCGGAATGCCAGCAACGTGTCCATGACCTTATCGATCTGCAACTATGCAGCCAGGGGGTTATAACGGCCATCAAggaggaagattttgaaaaaggaGCAGCCCACGTCAATCGGTTCCTAGCAATGGACAAAAATTTGCTGCAGAAAACTGCGGATGATGTGTCCGGTTCAATAACTTCCGTTAGCAAGGCGGTTTCAACGCTCGAACAGGCGGCCACCCAAATTAGGCAAGTCGTCAATCAGAAGTTTGACGAAGCTGTCAGAAAAGATGATATGGCATCGGTAGAGCGATTCTTCAAAATATTCCCTCTTTTGGGAATGCACGATCAGGGTTTGGAAAAGTTTATGATCTACATTTGTTCCAAACTGCAAGCCAAGGCACAAAAAGAGCTACGCTCCTCGATGGATATTGCTAAGGCCGAGAAGAGAACGACGGTTGCCTATTCTGATACCTTGACTGTGCAGCTGGAGAATATTGCTCGGGTTGTGGAAGTTAATCAAGCCATTATAGAAAATTGTTACGGCGCTGGGCGTTTGGTTCAGGTCGTTAAAATTTTGCAGCGAGAATGTGACGATGAGGTGGTTAAATTGGTACAGGAATTCAACCGGAATCGCCAGATCGGTCGACGGGTTTCACAAATCAATGACTACATAAAAAATGCGGGCAACACCACTATGGGTCATTACCGAAAGGCTTCTGGCGGGGGCTCGGTTGATAAGCTGAACGCCAAGGACATTGATGCCCTGATTGGAGAAATTACCATCATACATTCGAGGGCAGAGCTGTACGTAAAGTTCATTAAAAGGAGATGTGCG aaCGACTTGGAAAAAAGCTCCTTGGACCCAACACAGAGACAAGCAAAACTGGACGAGCTTAacgaattgattcaaaaatctcGTTTGAACACGCAAATGCAAGAACTTCTCGGGACATACCTGTTGTTCGAACGCTACTTCATGGAGGAAAGCGTGCTGAAAGCTATTGCCTTGGATAATCTGGAACAAGGTCAACAATGCTCGAGCATGCTGGACGatgtatttttcattattcgcAAATGCATACGACGCTCGAATGGAACCCAATCGTTGGACGGTGTTTGTGCTGTCATCAATAATGCCGCTAGCTGTTTGGAGCAGGACTTTTTGAATGCACTTAAATCTACCCTGAAAGCTGGTTATCCTTCTGGATACATGGATTTAGCCCAATCGGCATTCCAAAGCTCGTTACAGCAAGGTCGTCTCCAAACCAGTGACGTAGATCAGTCTCGGACTAAATTTATAACCGCCCTGAATAATGCCGACATGTCTACGGAATTCATTGAAACCCTCTGGTCGATGATGGCCGATGAGATCAAGATGAACTTTCCCTCTATGACATCTAGAGAAAAAGAGAAGCTCGACAGCTGTCTATCTGGGTTAAAATCTGTTGGCGATTCTCTGAAAGCCCTTGTGGACTACGGTATGCAACAACTGCGTGCCTCAGCAATCAAACCTCGACTACATCCTTGGGTCGATCAGTTCATTACCCACAACCACAATATGACTGAAGAAGAGCTCGCTAACTACGAAGCTGGTGAAACATTCATACAATTTCTAATCGTTCAAATAGACGGTTTACTCACTAACTTCAGAACTTCCTTAACACCACGAAACTATGACGCTTTGGTCAGCATCGTGACCAGCGAAATCACAACGCGTCTGGAGCGTGCTATAAAGAAATCCACCTTCAATCGGTTGGGTGGCTTGGTGCTAGATCAAGAAGTGCGGGCGCTGTCCTCATTCCTCACTGGAGCAACTTCCTGGTCAGTCAGAGACAAACTAGCCAAACTGATACAAATGGCGACGATTTTGAATTTGGAGAGCGTCTCAGAGCTACCGGAATATTGGGATTCCTCCTCGGCCACTTGGAGATTGACGCCCACAGAGGTGCGAACAATTTTAGCACTGAG gaTCGATTTCCGGATGGAGGAcattaaaaagttaaaactcTAG